A DNA window from Rhineura floridana isolate rRhiFlo1 chromosome 11, rRhiFlo1.hap2, whole genome shotgun sequence contains the following coding sequences:
- the WIPF2 gene encoding WAS/WASL-interacting protein family member 2 has protein sequence MPIPPPPPPGPPPPPNFNQANTDPPKLSRDEQRGRGALLQDICKGARLKKVAQVNDRSAPIIEKSKGSGSYCSGASPLPPKGGLFQGGVPKLRPVGVKDSSDSPSGKQSLQVPGSRSVAPRPPVSATSSRPQDDSDNSRASPPELPRMQRPSLPDLSRPNTASGTGMKHSSSAPPPPPPGRRANAPPAPPSIHSSKAPSYNREKPLPPTPGQRLPGSRDGPPAPPPIKPPPSPVNIRTGPSNQGQSLAPPPPPYRQPPGVPNGPASPTNESAPELPQRHNSLHRKTPGPVRGMAPPPPPSASPSLQSNRPPPPARDPPSRGAAPPPPPPMIRNGGRDAPPPPPPYRMHGSSDPTSRGKPPPPPTRTPVGPPPPPPPMRNGHRDSISTVRSFLGDDFESKYSFHPVEDFPAPEEFKHFQKIYPSKTNRATRGAPPLPPILR, from the exons CAAACACAGATCCTCCAAAACTGAGCAGAGATgaacagagagggaggggagctctGCTGCAAGACATCTGTAAAGGGGCCAGGTTGAAAAAAGTGGCCCAAGTCAATGACCGGAGTGCACCCATCATCGAGA AATCCAAGGGCAGTGGCAGCTATTGTTCTGGTGCGTCTCCCCTGCCACCAAAGGGTGGCCTCTTCCAAGGTGGTGTCCCCAAGCTTCGACCTGTGGGAGTGAAGGACAGTTCAG ACAGCCCCTCTGGAAAGCAGTCACTTCAGGTCCCTGGGTCCAGATCAGTTGCGCCACGGCCCCCTGTGTCTGCGACTAGCAGTCGGCCCCAAGATGACTCTGATAACAGCCGGGCATCTCCTCCGGAACTTCCACGCATGCAGAGACCTTCCTTACCAGATCTCTCACGGCCAAATACTGCCAGTGGCACTGGCATGAAACACAGCTCATCAGCtccacctcctccacccccaGGACGCCGAGCCAATGCACCCCCTGCTCCTCCTTCCATACACAGCAGCAAAGCACCTTCCTACAACCGTGAGAAGCCATTGCCACCAACTCCAGGACAGCGGCTCCCAGGGAGTCGGGATGGACCACCAGCTCCTCCCCCTATCAAGCCACCCCCTTCCCCAGTGAATATTCGAACGGGACCAAGCAATCAGGGCCAATCTCTGGCACCCCCTCCTCCACCTTACAGGCAACCCCCTGGTGTCCCCAACGGCCCTGCCAGCCCCACCAATGAGTCTGCTCCTGAGCTTCCACAGAGACACAATTCCTTGCATCGAAAGACACCAGGGCCTGTGAGGGGCatggctcctcccccacccccttcagcTTCCCCTTCTTTACAGAGCAATCGGCCCCCACCTCCTGCCCGTGATCCTCCAAGCCGGGGTGCAG CCCCTCCGCCACCACCACCCATGATCCGGAATGGTGGTAGAGATGCACCTCCGCCTCCCCCGCCCTACCGAATGCATGGGTCTTCTGATCCTACGAGCCGTGGGAAACCACCCCCACCACCCACCAGAACGCCAGTtggacctcctcctcctcccccacccatgAGAAATGGACACCGGGACTCAATCTCCACTGTCAGGTCTTTCTTAGGAG ATGACTTTGAATCCAAATACTCTTTTCATCCAGTGGAAGACTTCCCAGCACCAGAAGAGTTCAAGCACTTCCAGAAGATTTATCCCAGCAAAACGAACAGAG